ACCCTAtccaaacacttggccacaacagacatgagagccacaggtcgaaaatctttcaagtctgtagcattaggcttctttggcactggtatcATTGTTGATGTGCGCCATAAGTGGGAGACACTGAGAGTCAAGGGGAAGCTAGAAAAGTCTGGTAAAGACAACACctagctgactagcacactcctTTAGACCCCTGCCTCTCACCTGGTCAGGTCCAGGGTTTTGTGGGTTAACATGAGATTAAATTCTGACATCTACCTCACAGACTGTGACAGTGGCTGCTGACAATGAAGAACAAATGCTATCTACTTCATCGATGAAGCCTCTCACGTCAAATCGCGCATAGAAATTGTTTATCTTATTAACAAGCGTGAGTGGGTCAGCACACTTTACTCTGTTTCTTTTGTCCTCTACCCATCATGTTCAGGCCCCTCCATTCCTCCCTCGCTGTCGgtttttctaccttctttctgtattccacctCAGATGTTTTTGCCTTTTACTGAActcctctttttttcactttctgtttgtcttcctgtATAAAAGCTATCTTCCTTCTACTGAGAAAGTATTTCAGCTCTTTACCCAgccattgtttattatttggaTACTAGGGATGACAGACTCAATTGACTAAAGTCACAACTAATAACAGagacttttacaaaataatgcagTGGCATAATTGTATgtggatttgtttgtgtgtcggtGACAATTTTTGCTGGTGTCTTACTTTGTCTTACATGATTCTTGCTTTTCTGGATGACATTTGAATCCCGCACCAAGAGAAGTAACTCTGTATGACACGTTCTCGTCGATATTACtcgagttacttcccttgaccAGAAGCACTGTCGTACTTTGCTTCTGTCCGCAAAAACGACGATGTTGGTTTGCAAACTGCTTCATCCTCTGTTTTGCTGTCGTACAGGCAATTCAAAGATGCCATCACATTTTTTAGTGCAGAATCTAAAGACTATTCACGCTCTCCATCATTATGACGTTTATTTTCTCCAAAAACGAAAGCATGTCTGAGATAAATAGCTACAACAAAATCTTGAATACCAACTATCAAAGGAATATCAGCTACAGTGTGTGATGCGACATACCCATTAGATGGATAGATGTTATGTGGTAGAGGAACGatggtgacacacacacaagctggcACACATATGCGGACTGAAGGTGGTACAATGGGGAAGGTGTCCGAAGTACGGCGACGCTTTCTCTCCTCCGGATTATTCCTAGCCAGTTAGTGACCCGTGTTCCAGAGAGAGGGGACCGTCGAGAGCCTGCACTGGCCCCGGGATAGACgatctctccgggccccttgtaattgtaaattattttcccagtatatcataacatgtttacaattcgattgtcaatatctataGGTTTCATTTAGTAACGTAATAGAGACTGCAAAAGGAGTACAGGCCGTTAAGTCTGATTTATTTGCACCTTCGTCAATACAGGGGCTCGGGTTCTTAGTGTTTCTATCGACGATCTGCCTTTGTATGCGTTATCCTACAGCAAAATTATTCCTTTTCTGTAATTTTGTattcgacgacgacgacgatgatgatagtaATAATGATGTGCTTGGAGAGAAACATCGAGTACGATTCAATTGAACTAAGGAGAGTAGAGCTAAACAGACTCAACAGAAGGGATATGGGTACGAaccgacgacgacgatgatgatgatgtctgtttAGGGAATGTCGCCATCACAACCCATTTAAACTATAGTGTGATAAAGCGTGTCCATTAGATGAAAGATGTAATATGGAGAAAACAAGAGGATTTGGGACAATCAATGACGTTGAattcatgataataaaaatacagaagtaCCCGCTACTCAGGTGAATCGCACGATGCTACCTATAGGTGCTGAAAGTGCGATCCCACTGAACTCGTTCAACGGAACGAAGTGGAACGTGAAACTGTACCGTTAATGAACCGAGTCAGGATATGATAACTTTTTGTTTCACTGGCTAAAATTAACCAGGCATTTATGGCTCATGGCGTGGCATATGCCACCAGAGCAATGTATTTGTTACAAAACATCTGATTTAAGTCTAATTTACTGATTAGCGGcgtgaaataaataatattccaCACCGAGATACGAACCGACTACTTCCCTACATCGATTATAAAGAGGGAACACTAGGTAGCACAAGAACGAGTGACAGATAATCTTGCAAGTCTCCCAAAATAAAAGAGAGGTGGGGAAAGGTTTGACAGCAAAAGGAACGGACTGCGCCAGGGGAAACTGGGCGATGAAGCCCATATTTCAGTGACGGTGAAAGGTTTTGAAGCAAACGAAGTATCCCCACGGCTAAGCCGTCCCACTTGTAATAGTATCGAAGATTCTATAATAAACACAGCCATGGTGGTGCAATCACGGACTCCATCTATTTTTAGATACTTCCTTTCTCGCGCAGACAGCTGAGCGCAGACCGTAAACTTTGACCTTTTACACCTTCACCAATAAAGAGTTCGCTTCGTGTTGACGGTCTGACTAGATGCCCATCGCATACCACAAGACGATTTTTTCAGTACATGAcctttgattattattattaatataaaatgataGGTCTAGGAGAGCGTTCAGAACTGTTTTGACAGGTTTAATTAGTACAGCTaagatgttttaaaatctttcatcagAAGAATCTAAAAGGCTTGGAAGCAATTTTCCAAAAGCACTTCTTAATtagtttttacaaaacatttttatggttTAGATATGTGTTGTGCACTTACGCCCTAGATGCAATCTATTCGGATAGCAGTGTTACACTGCGAGCTGCCGAAATAAATAGAATGACAAAGTTTCCTCGCGATGCCATGTGACAACAAACGAGTTTGTGTTGGAactactgcgcatgcgtatgGCCAAGATCAGCTGACAACAGAGACAACTGCGAGCCAACATCAGCATCGCTCCACGAACTTACATCCACAACATCTAGGAATCAGTAATATCGTTGGCTGGCTTGCATTGAATAAATCGTCCACGACATGTAAGTATAATCAAATTGatgttcatttcaatttttctgtcCTTGCTCGATCAGGTTGATCACGTTTTACCAGTTGTTTTACTTTGATTTCTGTAACTGCTATACGGACATTGCTGGTGTAAATAATAGGCACAGAGCTTTTGTGAGTGACCAGGGGAGAGGaagtataattttatttgatttacttGTGTTTTTCATAGACACTAGACTCGGCTGGACCGTGGATAAACGCTTCACATGAGAAAATCCTCAGTTTGCGTAGCAGCATTAAGTGCATCTTAAATTTGATGTTATGCTGGCTTCGTAAAGCGGATCAGTCCATTATTGTGCCTTAGAAACGCAGTTTAAGGCGCCGACGATACATTTCATATTGTATGGCTGTTAAAATAACTTATAAATGCCATACGATATttgagttgttgtttttaattctgcCAAACAACTTTTATTCTACTTAATTCCAAATTCGTGAACTTAAAGTGGGAGTGGGAGagattttatatgtttattttagacTATTTGAAACtctaaagacagacagaaaggacTTTGCTCCTACATCACACCCAGTGATTCAGCAAACTACATGCCGATAATGATTCAGCAAAGTAATTAACAGCAATATCCAGTACGCAGTGGTGTGAAGAAGGAAATGAGCATGACTCACATTTTGCAAAACTGTAGAAGTAATGATAGTCTTACGCTATCACCATTGCATTTCAATATGGTCTCAAATAAGGACTCACAAAACTACCTTCTAGACTACACAGTTTTCAGCCTTCTTTTTATCagcactaccaccatcaccgtCACCTTCAGGGGGAGGGAAGACTCACATTTGGCAGTTATCTTTTTACAGCATGGATGGTCACACTGAAGTTGGGTCAAGCTCACAAGCAGATGACACTTACAGCACTCAAAGTGAAGAGCAGTCCAGAGTAAGAGACCTTGCTGAGTCAGAGGACAGTGCACAGAAAAATGATATGCTTCAGCAAGCCATGAAAAATGGGTCTAAAGACTTGCATGAACTTGCTGAAAAAGCCACCTTTATGCTGAAAGTAAGTGTTTAACCTTCTAACAGGGTAGCTCAAGGATTTATTCAGCATGCTACATCAGTTTGGGATATGAGAAAGTGGAAGATATTTTACTCCTAAActcactttcatttttataaaggtTCTAGAGAACTCAGTTTAAAAGAGAATAATAAGGATGAGAGAAAAGCCAGTTCATTGTTAATGGATAACAGGATGCTGTGGAGTAAACAGAAGTGTGCAGTTCTAAAAAGTTTCAATTTATTCTCTATTGTTAAATAACAAGATAACCGTCTCATATAAATGAatgattgaaaagaaaactatttcagtttatttgctaATATTAGTTACTGATTCCTGATAATCTTCGTTCTTGGTTGGTTTGGGATGATCACCATGGGTCTTTTACTTTTGACATAAAattctgtattttatataaattaaaaaaaaaattttacctCACAATGAAATGTTTCCTTTATTAGGTCATTGGTGGTGGCATAACTCGGCAGTCATACTCACTTTTCCTCGCTGATCTTTACCATATCTACTTAGCTATGGAAGAGGaagtagagaaaaataaacaacatccAATTCTTGGGGCTGTCTACTTCCCAGTCCAGCTAAACCGCAAGCAGGCCATTGAAAAAGACCTGGAATTTTTCCTTGGCACAGAGTGGGCAAAAAAGGCCAAGTGTACTTTTGCTGCACACAAATACGTGGAGCGCATCCGGTATCTAGGGAGGACTGACCCTGCAGCACTCATTGCTCATTGCTATGGCCGGTATCTAGGGGATCTTTCTGGTGGCCAAATCCTTCGCTACAAGCTCAGCAAGCACCTGAAtctcaaattgaataataacgACAACAGCGATGAGAACAATGATGGGCTTAGCTTTTACAGGTTTGAAAATATTGATAACTTAAAAAAGTTCAAGGATTTCTACTCTGGCCGTTTAAACGGTCTCATTTTGGACACGGAGACATTTCAgaaaattgtgaatgaaacacGAGTAATGTTTCAGCTCAACATAGACCTGTTCACGGAGATGGACATTTTAGCTGAGATTATTCCAGAaggctacagcagcagcagcaagtttGGTACTGATCAGGATGTTTCTCGCAATTCTTATGTAAGTCTAGATGGCAGTAGCAATGTTACAGATGGGACTAAGTCCTCTGAAACCTTGAAGCCATCATCTTTGCCATTgcaattttttgaaaaagcttGGCTGGTCTCCACTTGCGCTTTGTTTGCTGCTACAATTATGAGTTTTATGTTTACTAACTGAAAAATCTTGTTGGCAGTATAAAATCAGCCTTCTAACAAGACAATGCAGAATGGTCTAGTCACacgatatttttctttgatattctGTTGTTATTCAGCCTACCACAGGTtaccaagttttttttaattaatttttattgtaagttGAATAGCCCACATGTCACAATTGaggttttaatatattttcaagtAACCCTTTTTAAACAATGCTCTCCTACTATTCCTTTCAGCAcctaaacagaaaacttttattttttttaacggttGTTAGCAGatgaatttgtctttttttttattcagggTAATATTGGATAATCTAGCATTTATCACAAATTCACTtgatttataatatatttatatagtacaCATTTCAAACTATTGTATTATGTCCACAAGTGAATTTCTTGTAAATCTTGATGTTGCTGTGACTTATTTAaagcagcaatttttttttccgttGTTCATAATATTGTGAAACACGTTAAACTGTCATGAGAGCCAAAGattgaacattttgttgttacaaAGAGAGATGGATTGTGTTAATGATCAATACAGGTCTTTCACTGCAAACCAAGAGCACAAACATGTTCTCTTTGAATAATATGCTTTAATGTTGAATGGTATGTGTTCCGCTTTTCTATTATTTATGATGCTAGTCTGCACATTAAGATTTACTCCATGTGAAGGTAGCATATATGATCTAATGCTAAGTCATTCCTAACGGAATAAAGCAAGTGTAATAATACTCTCTGTGCTTGAATGTCTATGCCAGGGTGCATTTTCGTAATATACTTGCTGGTATATCCAGCATCAATCAGGTTGAATTCTGTTGCTGACTTTTCCATCTGTGattttttattgtcaacttttttatttatcccTTTCTTTTTGATGTTCAGCATCAGTGCAAAACAGTCTAATACTTGTATTATTGATTTCTCGTTCCAAGCTTGACAGCTTACAACCTGTCTAGCTTTGGGGTGAAGCCACCAGGTATTGCTCTCTCCCAGCGGCTTCTGtcagtgctttgtgtgtgagagagggagagtgtggTGATGTCTTAAATTAAAATGTCCATATTCCTTTAGTGTGGTGTTTTTCACAATTTCTTATTTGTAGCAATTTAGAACatagaaaattacaaaataattatagataCTCCAGGGCAGTGTATGTACACCAACAAGACATGTATCCTATTACATTCCTGGAATCAAATGATTTTGCC
This sequence is a window from Pomacea canaliculata isolate SZHN2017 linkage group LG5, ASM307304v1, whole genome shotgun sequence. Protein-coding genes within it:
- the LOC112563525 gene encoding heme oxygenase 1-like gives rise to the protein MDGHTEVGSSSQADDTYSTQSEEQSRVRDLAESEDSAQKNDMLQQAMKNGSKDLHELAEKATFMLKVIGGGITRQSYSLFLADLYHIYLAMEEEVEKNKQHPILGAVYFPVQLNRKQAIEKDLEFFLGTEWAKKAKCTFAAHKYVERIRYLGRTDPAALIAHCYGRYLGDLSGGQILRYKLSKHLNLKLNNNDNSDENNDGLSFYRFENIDNLKKFKDFYSGRLNGLILDTETFQKIVNETRVMFQLNIDLFTEMDILAEIIPEGYSSSSKFGTDQDVSRNSYVSLDGSSNVTDGTKSSETLKPSSLPLQFFEKAWLVSTCALFAATIMSFMFTN